From Micromonospora nigra, one genomic window encodes:
- a CDS encoding exodeoxyribonuclease III encodes MRLATWNVNSVKARLPRLLDWLAGTGPDVVCLQETKCPDGAFPVAEVGELGYTVASHSDGRWNGVAVLSRVGLADVAVGFPGEPGFPEPEARAISATCDGLRVWSVYVPNGRAPADPHYAYKLAWLAALRDALDTELAGGLPLAVCGDFNVAPTDADVWDPALFTHSTHVTPAERTALAALRDLGLTDVVPTPMKGPHPYTYWDYRAGMFHQNKGMRIDLVYASARFARTVRSAYVDREARKGKGPSDHAPIVVDADLVPVVESF; translated from the coding sequence ATGCGCCTGGCGACCTGGAACGTGAACTCGGTGAAGGCCCGCCTGCCCCGTCTGCTCGACTGGCTGGCGGGCACCGGCCCCGACGTGGTGTGCCTCCAGGAGACCAAGTGCCCCGACGGCGCCTTTCCCGTGGCCGAGGTGGGCGAGCTGGGCTACACGGTGGCCAGCCACAGCGACGGCCGGTGGAACGGCGTGGCCGTCCTGTCGCGGGTCGGCCTCGCCGACGTGGCGGTCGGCTTTCCCGGCGAGCCGGGCTTCCCCGAACCGGAGGCCCGGGCGATCTCCGCGACCTGCGACGGGTTACGGGTCTGGTCGGTGTACGTGCCCAACGGCCGCGCTCCCGCCGACCCGCACTACGCCTACAAGCTGGCCTGGCTGGCCGCGCTCCGCGACGCCCTCGACACGGAGTTGGCCGGCGGGCTGCCGCTGGCCGTGTGCGGCGACTTCAACGTCGCCCCGACCGACGCCGACGTGTGGGACCCGGCGCTGTTCACGCACTCCACCCACGTCACCCCGGCCGAGCGGACGGCCCTGGCGGCACTGCGCGATCTCGGCCTCACCGACGTGGTGCCGACCCCGATGAAGGGCCCGCACCCCTACACCTACTGGGACTACCGGGCCGGCATGTTCCACCAGAACAAGGGCATGCGCATCGACCTGGTGTACGCCTCGGCCCGGTTCGCCCGGACGGTGCGGTCCGCGTACGTCGACCGTGAGGCACGCAAGGGCAAGGGCCCAAGTGACCATGCCCCGATCGTGGTCGACGCCGATCTGGTCCCCGTGGTCGAGTCGTTCTGA
- a CDS encoding proteasome assembly chaperone family protein, whose product MLDPHELYQLTDDLPDLGQPVLVQALTGFVDAGNASRLAREQLLTSLDATPVARFDIDQLFDYRSRRPVMTFVEDHWESYDAPELELHLLRDDDETPFLLLTGPEPDLQWERFVAAVAGLSRRLDVRLTVGLNSIPMAVPHTRPTGVTAHATRRELIAGYEPWLQRVQVPGSVGHLLEYRLGEQGRDALGFAAHVPHYVAQTEYPAAAEVLLASVSRSTGLLLPRDGLRSAAEVVRVEIDRQVAQTDEAVSLVQALEEQYDAFARGRGEKNLLATETGPLPTADELGAELERFLAEQPRPGDTPGS is encoded by the coding sequence GTGCTCGACCCACACGAGCTCTACCAACTCACCGACGATCTGCCCGACCTCGGTCAGCCGGTCCTCGTCCAGGCCCTCACCGGCTTCGTCGACGCCGGCAACGCCAGTCGGCTGGCCCGCGAGCAACTGCTCACCTCGCTGGACGCGACGCCGGTCGCCCGCTTCGACATCGACCAGCTCTTCGACTACCGCTCCCGCCGGCCGGTGATGACCTTCGTCGAGGACCACTGGGAGAGCTACGACGCGCCCGAACTCGAGCTGCACCTGCTCCGCGACGACGACGAGACCCCCTTCCTGCTGCTCACCGGCCCCGAGCCGGACCTGCAGTGGGAGCGGTTCGTGGCCGCCGTGGCCGGGCTGTCCCGGCGCCTGGACGTCCGACTCACCGTCGGGCTCAACTCGATCCCGATGGCCGTGCCGCACACCCGGCCCACCGGCGTCACCGCCCACGCCACCCGGCGGGAGCTCATCGCCGGTTACGAGCCCTGGCTGCAACGGGTGCAGGTGCCCGGCAGCGTCGGCCACCTGCTCGAGTACCGCCTGGGCGAACAGGGCCGCGACGCGCTCGGCTTCGCCGCGCACGTGCCGCACTACGTCGCCCAGACCGAGTACCCGGCCGCCGCCGAGGTGCTGCTCGCCTCCGTGTCGCGCAGCACCGGGCTGCTGCTTCCCCGGGACGGGCTGCGCTCGGCCGCCGAGGTGGTCCGGGTGGAGATCGACCGGCAGGTCGCGCAGACCGACGAGGCCGTCTCGCTGGTGCAGGCCCTGGAGGAGCAGTACGACGCCTTCGCGCGCGGCCGGGGCGAGAAGAACCTGCTGGCCACCGAAACCGGACCGCTGCCGACGGCCGACGAGCTGGGCGCGGAACTGGAACGGTTCCTGGCCGAGCAGCCCCGTCCGGGCGACACCCCGGGGAGCTGA
- a CDS encoding peptidase M23: MMPDDRIPDDRIPHDDPAGRSDDLDSSGQQVASRAAFRARALLAAGVACCLGLTVLAQTRPRVADPAPPAPAAAADASGRVEPEVASRARARASASPARSATDEDPDTVTARPEPTRPAPVAGLTRAQMDNAEAIVRAGREMGVPRRALVIAVATAMQESTLYNVASGVLPESQRHPHQGVGWDHDSVGLFQQRSSSGWGPVGRLMDPEFATRQFLTALLRVPGWQRMRLTDAAQAVQVSAYPGHYARHEGLATEVVDALLPSVG; encoded by the coding sequence CTGATGCCCGACGATCGCATCCCCGACGACCGGATCCCCCACGACGACCCCGCTGGCCGTTCGGACGACCTCGACTCCTCCGGCCAGCAGGTCGCCTCGCGGGCCGCGTTCCGGGCCAGGGCGCTGCTCGCCGCCGGCGTGGCGTGCTGCCTCGGCCTGACCGTGCTCGCCCAGACCCGACCCCGGGTCGCCGACCCCGCGCCGCCCGCCCCGGCTGCCGCCGCTGACGCCTCCGGGCGGGTCGAACCGGAGGTGGCCTCCCGGGCCAGGGCCCGCGCCTCCGCGAGCCCGGCCCGCTCCGCCACCGACGAGGACCCCGACACCGTCACCGCCCGGCCGGAACCCACCCGCCCGGCCCCGGTGGCCGGCCTGACCCGGGCGCAGATGGACAACGCCGAGGCGATCGTGCGGGCCGGTCGCGAGATGGGTGTCCCGCGCCGGGCCCTGGTGATCGCGGTGGCCACCGCGATGCAGGAGAGCACGCTCTACAACGTGGCCAGCGGCGTGCTGCCCGAGTCCCAGCGGCACCCGCACCAGGGCGTCGGCTGGGACCACGACTCGGTGGGGCTGTTCCAGCAGCGGTCCAGCAGCGGTTGGGGGCCGGTCGGCCGGCTGATGGATCCCGAGTTCGCCACCCGTCAGTTCCTCACCGCGCTGCTCAGGGTGCCGGGGTGGCAGCGGATGCGGCTCACCGACGCCGCCCAGGCCGTGCAGGTCTCGGCGTACCCGGGGCACTACGCCCGGCACGAGGGGCTGGCCACCGAGGTCGTCGACGCCCTCCTCCCGTCGGTTGGGTAG
- a CDS encoding EcsC family protein, with protein MTDPAPVDGQPVTPAPRPPGVPPGATGEATEAPPATLWDRMREDPQYAPEHLALEAVRRLGPEAARWAGQARAEQPGVTPDDLADQAVRRFVNRARLSGAVSGAAGLPGAVIDVGVLAWTQARMVLHVAAAYGVDPVHADRAADLLVLQKVHKVAASARLALGVAAGRERAGALFGGSGQTPIGRVMLRLGIRLAQMAGVRAAKRMFAKVVPGAAIVLGTWANSSATKDLARRSRELYRQHGVPQQRQP; from the coding sequence GTGACCGATCCCGCGCCCGTCGACGGCCAGCCCGTCACCCCCGCCCCCCGGCCCCCCGGCGTGCCCCCGGGCGCGACCGGGGAGGCCACCGAGGCCCCGCCGGCCACCCTGTGGGACCGGATGCGGGAGGACCCGCAGTACGCCCCGGAGCACCTCGCGCTGGAGGCGGTGCGCCGGCTCGGGCCGGAGGCCGCCCGGTGGGCCGGGCAGGCCCGCGCCGAGCAGCCGGGGGTCACCCCCGACGACCTCGCCGACCAGGCGGTACGCCGGTTCGTCAACCGGGCCCGGCTCTCCGGTGCCGTCTCGGGTGCCGCCGGACTGCCCGGGGCGGTGATAGACGTGGGCGTGCTCGCCTGGACCCAGGCGCGGATGGTCCTGCACGTCGCCGCCGCGTACGGGGTCGACCCGGTGCACGCCGACCGCGCCGCCGACCTGCTGGTCCTGCAGAAGGTGCACAAGGTGGCGGCGAGCGCGCGGCTCGCGCTGGGCGTGGCCGCCGGCCGGGAACGCGCCGGTGCGCTGTTCGGCGGCAGCGGGCAGACCCCCATCGGCCGGGTCATGCTCCGCCTGGGCATCCGGCTGGCCCAGATGGCCGGGGTGCGGGCGGCCAAACGGATGTTCGCCAAGGTCGTGCCGGGAGCCGCGATCGTCCTCGGCACCTGGGCCAACTCCTCGGCGACCAAGGATCTCGCCCGGCGCTCCCGCGAGCTGTACCGCCAGCACGGAGTCCCGCAGCAGCGCCAGCCCTGA